The proteins below come from a single Alnus glutinosa chromosome 9, dhAlnGlut1.1, whole genome shotgun sequence genomic window:
- the LOC133877558 gene encoding 1-acyl-sn-glycerol-3-phosphate acyltransferase 2-like — MAIPAVLVVVPLGMLFILSGLIVNLIQAVFFILVRPLSKNMYRRINKIVAELLWLELIWLIDWWAGVKVEVYTDSETFQLMGKEHALLICNHRSDIDWLVGWIVAQRSGCLGSTLAIMKKAAKCLPVIGWSMWFSDYLFLERNWAKDESTLQSGFRQLEDFSLPFWLALFVEGTRFTQAKLLAAQNYAASRGLPIPRNVLIPRTKGFVSAVSHMRSFVPAIYDCTVAVPRNQHPPTMLRIFRAQSSVVKVQIRRHSMQELPETVDGIAQWCKDVFVTKDALLERYFCKDSFSDLQQQDIGRPKKSLFVVISWICLLVYCIVIFFQWSSLLSSWEGIAFSAIFLVLVTIVMQILIQSSESEGSTPVSILPQDLTEEEKLLQK; from the exons ATGGCGATCCCAGCTGTACTTGTTGTTGTTCCTCTGGGCATGCTATTCATTCTCTCAGGCCTCATTGTCAATCTTATTCAG GCAGTTTTTTTCATCCTTGTTCGTCCGCTATCGAAAAATATGTATAGAAGGATCAACAAAATAGTTGCAGAGCTACTGTGGTTGGAGCTTATATGGCTCATTGACTGGTGGGCTGGTGTCAAG GTTGAGGTGTACACAGATTCAGAAACCTTTCAATTAATGG GTAAAGAACATGCACTTCTCATATGCAATCATAGGAGCGACATTGATTGGCTTGTTGGTTGGATTGTGGCTCAG CGCTCGGGTTGCCTTGGTAGTACACTAGCCATCATGAAAAAAGCAGCCAAATGCCTCCCT GTCATAGGTTGGTCAATGTGGTTTTCTGATTATCTTTTTCTAGAAAGAAACTGGGCCAAGGATGAAAGCACATTGCAG TCAGGTTTTCGACAGCTTGAGGATTTTTCATTGCCTTTCTGGCTGGCTCTTTTTGTGGAAGGAACGCGCTTTACACAAGCAAAGCTATTAGCAGCTCAAAATTATGCTGCTTCAAGAGGGTTGCCTATTCCTAGAAATGTTTTGATTCCTCGCACTAAG GGTTTTGTTTCAGCAGTAAGTCATATGCGTTCATTTGTTCCAGCAATTTATGATTGTACGGTGGCCGTTCCTAGAAATCAGCATCCACCTACAATGTTGAGAATATTTAGAGCGCAGTCTTCTGTG GTAAAGGTGCAAATCAGGAGACATTCAATGCAGGAATTGCCGGAGACGGTTGATGGCATCGCACAATGGTGTAAAGATGTATTTGTGACGAAG GATGCTTTACTGGAGAGATACTTTTGTAAGGACTCATTCAGTGACCTACAACAGCAAGACATTGGTCGACCCAAAAAGTCTTTGTTT GTTGTGATTTCTTGGATATGTCTCCTTGTCTACTGCATCGTCATATTCTTTCAATGGTCTTCTCTCCTATCCTCATGGGAAGGCATTGCATTTTCAGCAATCTTCTTGGTCCTTGTTACAATTGTTATGCAAATTCTAATCCAATCTTCTGAGTCGGAGGGTTCTACCCCTGTCAGTATACTGCCACAAGACCTAACCGAGGAGGAGAAGCTTCTTCAGAAATAA